In Beijerinckiaceae bacterium, the sequence GTACCAAAATGTTTCACGTGAAACCTTTTGGTACGATTGACGCGAAGACTGTCACCGTCTTCATGGTTAGTCGATCTTAACGGTCCGCAGCCGGAGCGCATTGCCGATCACGCTGACAGAGGACAGCGCCATGGCGGCCGCCGCGATGATCGGCGACAGAACAATGCCGAAGCTCGGATAGAGAACGCCGGCGGCGACCGGCACGCCCGCTCCATTGTAGATGAAGGCGAAGAACAGATTCTGCCTGATATTGCGCATCGTCGCTTGCGAAAGCCGGCGCGCGCGCACGATCCCCTGCAAATCGCCCTTGAGCAGCGTAACGCCCGCGCTCTCCATTGCTACATCGGTGCCGGTCCCCATGGCGATGCCGACATCCGCCGCGGCCAGCGCCGGGGCATCGTTGACGCCATCGCCGGCCATGGCGACGATACAGCCTTGCGCGCGCAATTTTTCGACCACGGCGCTCTTTTGCTCGGGCAGAACCTCCGACTTGACATCTTCGATGCCAAGCCGGCGCGCAACCGCCTCGGCGGTGATCTTATTGTCGCCGGTGAGCATCACGACGCGCAGGCCTTCGCCTTGCAGCGCCTTGACGGCCTCGGGCGTCGTCGGCTTGATAGGATCGGCGATTGCCAATAGCCCAACGGCGTTGCCATCGATTCCGACAAAAATAACGGTGGCGCCTTCGGCGCGCAATTCATCCGCTTGGGTCACCAAATCCGCGGTCGCGATACTATCGGATTCGAGGAAGCTGGCCGTGCCGATGGTAAGTCTATGCCCGTCGACCGTCCCCTGAACCCCTTTTCCGGCGGGCGCTTCGAAGCCGGACGGTTCCGATAATTCGAGCGTCCGCTCCTTTGCAGCTTCGACAACCGCGCTGGCCAGGGGATGCTCGCTCGCGCGTTCGAGGCTGGCTGCGAGGCGCAGAAGTTCGTCTTCGCGATAATCGCCCGTGCTTCGTACCGCTACGACCTTGGGCTTGCCTTCGGTGAGCGTCCCAGTCTTGTCGATGACCACCGTGTCTATTTTTTCCATGCGCTCCAGCGCTTCGGCGTTCTTGATCAGAACACCCGATCGCGCGCCACGTCCGACGCCGACCATGATAGACATCGGCGTCGCGAGCCCGAGCGCGCAAGGACAAGCGATGATCAAAACCGAAACCGCCGCGACGATTGCATAGGCCAAGCGTGGCTCGGGGCCAAACAGCGCCCAGGCGGCGAAGGCGAGCAAAGCGATGCCGATCACCAAAGGCACGAACCAGGAGGAAACCTGATCGGCAAGGCGCTGGATCGGCGCCCGGCTTCTTTGCGCCTTCGCGACCAATTGCACGATCTGGGACAGCAGCGTATCGGCGCCGACCTTCTCGGCCCGCATGATGAAGGAGCCGCTTCGATTGAGCGTGCCGGCAATCACCTTGGCGCCGGCCTCCTTGCTCACCGGCATGGATTCGCCGGTGACTAAGGATTCGTCGATGGACACGCGCCCCTCGACAATCGTTCCGTCAACCGGCACTTTTTCGCCTGGTCGCACGCGCAGGCGGTCGCCGACCGCGATGGCTTCGAGCGGCACTTCCTCGTCGGTGTTATCCGCGCGGATACGCCGCGCGGTCTTCGGCGCGAGGTCGAGCAGGGCTTTGATGGCGTTTGAGGTCTGTTCGCGTGCCCGCAGTTCCAGAACCTGGCCGAGCAGGACGAGAACGGTGATGACGGAGGCCGCCTCGAAATAAATGGCAACCGAGCCGTCCGCGCCACGGAAGGCTTGCGGAAAAAGACCCGGCGCCAGGGTTGCGACGATGCTGTAGAGCCAAGCGACCCCGGTGCCGAGGGCAATCAAGGTAAACATATTGAGGTTGCGCGTGACGAGCGACTTTGCCCCGCGTTCGAAGAAAGGCCAGCCGGCCCACAACACGACAGGCGTGGCGAGAAGCAGCTGGATCCAGTTCGAGGTCTTCTGCCCGATCAACATATGAAGATTGAAAAGATGACCGCCCATCTCCAGAACGACAACCGGCAGGCTGAGCGCGAGCCCGACCCAGAAGCGCCGCGTCATATCCGCAAG encodes:
- a CDS encoding copper-translocating P-type ATPase, with translation MRFRPRSARGSAELRPLTSEAGALFHSHRNHKEAPALLGIESLRDYLTRPSRHRRTYVRRISGISWSQPMSMHDHSHHEARPDAQDSGKAPDRPMPPEGTIYTCPMHPQIRQIGPGHCPICGMALEPELARADEGPNPELADMTRRFWVGLALSLPVVVLEMGGHLFNLHMLIGQKTSNWIQLLLATPVVLWAGWPFFERGAKSLVTRNLNMFTLIALGTGVAWLYSIVATLAPGLFPQAFRGADGSVAIYFEAASVITVLVLLGQVLELRAREQTSNAIKALLDLAPKTARRIRADNTDEEVPLEAIAVGDRLRVRPGEKVPVDGTIVEGRVSIDESLVTGESMPVSKEAGAKVIAGTLNRSGSFIMRAEKVGADTLLSQIVQLVAKAQRSRAPIQRLADQVSSWFVPLVIGIALLAFAAWALFGPEPRLAYAIVAAVSVLIIACPCALGLATPMSIMVGVGRGARSGVLIKNAEALERMEKIDTVVIDKTGTLTEGKPKVVAVRSTGDYREDELLRLAASLERASEHPLASAVVEAAKERTLELSEPSGFEAPAGKGVQGTVDGHRLTIGTASFLESDSIATADLVTQADELRAEGATVIFVGIDGNAVGLLAIADPIKPTTPEAVKALQGEGLRVVMLTGDNKITAEAVARRLGIEDVKSEVLPEQKSAVVEKLRAQGCIVAMAGDGVNDAPALAAADVGIAMGTGTDVAMESAGVTLLKGDLQGIVRARRLSQATMRNIRQNLFFAFIYNGAGVPVAAGVLYPSFGIVLSPIIAAAAMALSSVSVIGNALRLRTVKID